In Ramlibacter sp., the sequence CTGGGCCGCGTGCAGCACCTCAAGAAGAAGGGCGTGCTGATTGGCGTGGGCGGCTGCGTGGCCAGCCAGGAGGGCGCCGAGATCATCAAGCGCGCGCCCTATGTGGACGTGGTGTTCGGCCCGCAGACCCTGCACCGCCTGCCCGACCTGCTGGCCGCGCGGGCACAACTGCAGCGCCCGCAGGTGGACATCAGTTTCCCCGAGATCGAGAAATTCGACCACCTGCCCCCCGCCCGCGTGGAGGGCGCCACGGCTTTCGTGAGCATCATGGAAGGCTGCAGCAAGTACTGCAGCTACTGCGTGGTGCCCTACACCCGCGGCGAGGAAGTCTCGCGCCCGTTCGACGACGTGCTGGTGGAGATCGCCGGCCTGGCCGAACAGGGCGTGAAGGAAGTGACGCTGCTGGGCCAGAACGTCAACGCCTACCGCGGCGCCATGGGTGGCACGGCCGACATCGCGGACTTCGCGCTGCTGATCGAATACGTGGCCGACATCCCCGGCATCGAGCGCATCCGCTACACCACCAGCCACCCCAACGAGTTCACGCAGCGGCTGATTGACGTCTACGCACGGGTGCCCAAGCTGGTGAGCCACCTGCACCTGCCGGTGCAGCATGGCAGCGACCGCATCCTGATGGCGATGAAGCGCGGCTACACGGCGATGGAATACAAGAGCACGGTGCGCAAGCTGCGCGCCATCCGCCCCGGCATGGCCATGAGCAGCGACTTCATCGTGGGTTTTCCGGGCGAGACCGACGACGACTTCAACCGGATGATGAAGCTGATCGACGACGTGGACTTCGACAACTCGTTCAGCTTCATCTTCAGCCCGCGCCCCGGCACGCCGGCCGCCAACCTGCACGACGAGACGCCGCATGCAGTCAAGCTGGCCCGGCTGCAGCAGCTGCAGGCGGTGATCGAGGCCAACATCCGCCGCTTCAGTGGCGAGCGCGTCGGCACGGTCCAGCGCATCCTGGTCGAAGGCCCGTCGCGCAAGGACCCGTCGGAGCTGTCGGGCCGCACCGAGTGCAACCGCATGGTCAACTTCAAGGGGCCCCAGCGGCTGGTCGGCCAGATGATCGACGTGACCATCACCGAGGCCTATTCACACTCGCTGCGCGGCGAGGTCAAGACGGTGGAAGAAGCCCTGGCGGCCTGAGTCAGAAGGGCAGCTTGGGCATGCCCTTGCCGCCGCCCATGCGCTTCATCATCTTCATGAGGCCGCCGCCCTTCATCTTCTTCATCATCCCCTGCATCTGGTCAAACTCGTTGAGCAGGCGGTTGACCTCCTGAACCTGAACGCCCGCGCCGGCGGCGATGCGCCGCTTGCGGGTGGCCTTGATCAGCTCGGGCTTGCGCCGCTCCAGCGGGGTCATGCTCTGGATGATGCCTTCCTTGCGCCGCACGTCGCGCTCGGCGCGGTCCATGTCCACCTGGCCGGCCTTGGCCGCCATCTGCGCGGGCAGCTTGTCCATCAGGCTGCTGAGGCCGCCCATGCTTTTCATTTGCTGGATTTGCGAGAGAAAGTCATTCAGGTCAAAGCCCGCGCCGCTCTTGACCTTGGCCGCCAGCTTCTGGGCGGCCTCCACGTCCACGCCTGCGGTGACCTGCTCGACCAGCGCCACGATGTCGCCCATGCCCAGGATGCGCCCGGCATGGCGCTCGGCATCGAACACCTCCAGCCCGTCGATCTTTTCGCTCACGCCGGCAAACTTGATCGGCGCGCCCGTGATCTGCCGCACCGACAGCGCCGCGCCGCCGCGCGAGTCGCCGTCGGTCTTGGTCAGGATGATGCCGGTCAGCGGCAATGCTTCCTTGAAGGCCTTGGCCGTGTTGACCGCGTCCTGGCCCTGCATGGCGTCCACCACGAACAGCGTTTCCACGGGATTGAGCGCGGCGTGCAGGTCCTTGATCTCGCGCATCAGCGCTTCGTCAATCGCAAGGCGGCCGGCGGTGTCCACCAGCAGCACATCAAAAAAGTGCTTGCGCGCGTAGTCCAGCGCGGCGCGCGCGATGTCCACCGGCTTCTGGTCGGCCGTGCTGGCAAACCATTCGGCGCCGGCCTGCGCCGTCACGGTCTTGAGCTGCTCGATGGCCGCGGGCCGGTAGACGTCGCCCGAGACCGTCAGCACCTTCTTCTTGCGCTTTTCAATCAGGTGCCTGGCCAGCTTGGCCGTGGTGGTGGTCTTGCCGGCGCCCTGCAGGCCGGCCATGAGGAGCACCGCGGGCGGCTGGGCCGCGAGGTTGATGTCGCTGACGCCCTCGCCCATGGTCGCCGCCAGCTCGCGGCTGACAATGCCCACCAGCGCCTGTCCCGGCGAGAGCGAGCCCAGCACCTCCTGGCCCAGCGCCTTGTCCTTGACGCGCGCGATGAAGTCGCGCACCACGGGCAGGGCCACGTCGGCCTCCAGCAGGGCCATGCGCACCTCGCGCAGCATGTCCTGGACATTGGCCTCGGTGATGCGGGCCTGGCCGCGGATTTCCTTGACGAGCCGGGAGAGTTTGTCGGAGAGTGCGGAGGCCATGAGAGGGGGTGGGATGTGCTCCGACACGCCGGAGCAAGGGGCTAAACTACAGAGCATGATTCTAGCCAGTGCGTCCCCCGCCAGCACGGTGCTGGCGTTCGCGGCCGCCGCCGCCTACGCCGTGCCGGCCGCCGCGGCCTCGCGCCTGAGCGAACGCGCGGCCCGCGCCACGCTCTGGGTGGCTTGGCTGCTGCACGGCACGGTGCTGGCGCTGGGCCTGCTGGGCGAGGTACCGCGCTTCGGCTTTGCGCCGGCCCTGTCGGTCACCGCCTGGCTGGTGCTCACGGTGTACGCGGTTGAAAGCCGGCTGTTCCCCCAGCTGCAGGCACGCTGGGCGCTGGCCGGGCTGGGCGCGGCGGCCGTGCTGCTGGCCATTGCCTTTCCCGGGGCACCGCTGCATGTGAGCGCGTCGCCCTGGCTGCCGCTGCACTGGGCCCTGGGCATTGCCTCTTACGGCCTGTTCGCGGCGGCCGTGGTCCATGCCTGGCTCATGACCCGCGCCGAGAAGGACATCCGGCAGGCCGCCGACCCGCACAGCGGCATGCCGCTGCTGACGCTGGAGCGGCTGACCTTCCGCTTCGTCAAGGCCGGCTTTGTGCTGCTGTCGGCCACGCTGCTGGCCGGCCTGCTGTTCAGTGAACAGCTCTATGGCGCCGGCCGGGCCTGGAAATGGGACCACAAGACCATCTTTTCCCTGCTGTCGTGGTTCGCGTTTGCGGTGCTGCTGCTGGGCAGGGCACGTTTTGGCTGGCGTGGGCGCAAGGCGGTGCGGGTGCTGTACGCCGGCGCCCTGCTGCTGCTGCTGGCC encodes:
- the miaB gene encoding tRNA (N6-isopentenyl adenosine(37)-C2)-methylthiotransferase MiaB translates to MSKKVFIKTFGCQMNEYDSDKMADVMNAAQGYEPTQDVDEADLILFNTCSVREKAQEKVFSDLGRVQHLKKKGVLIGVGGCVASQEGAEIIKRAPYVDVVFGPQTLHRLPDLLAARAQLQRPQVDISFPEIEKFDHLPPARVEGATAFVSIMEGCSKYCSYCVVPYTRGEEVSRPFDDVLVEIAGLAEQGVKEVTLLGQNVNAYRGAMGGTADIADFALLIEYVADIPGIERIRYTTSHPNEFTQRLIDVYARVPKLVSHLHLPVQHGSDRILMAMKRGYTAMEYKSTVRKLRAIRPGMAMSSDFIVGFPGETDDDFNRMMKLIDDVDFDNSFSFIFSPRPGTPAANLHDETPHAVKLARLQQLQAVIEANIRRFSGERVGTVQRILVEGPSRKDPSELSGRTECNRMVNFKGPQRLVGQMIDVTITEAYSHSLRGEVKTVEEALAA
- the ffh gene encoding signal recognition particle protein, with product MASALSDKLSRLVKEIRGQARITEANVQDMLREVRMALLEADVALPVVRDFIARVKDKALGQEVLGSLSPGQALVGIVSRELAATMGEGVSDINLAAQPPAVLLMAGLQGAGKTTTTAKLARHLIEKRKKKVLTVSGDVYRPAAIEQLKTVTAQAGAEWFASTADQKPVDIARAALDYARKHFFDVLLVDTAGRLAIDEALMREIKDLHAALNPVETLFVVDAMQGQDAVNTAKAFKEALPLTGIILTKTDGDSRGGAALSVRQITGAPIKFAGVSEKIDGLEVFDAERHAGRILGMGDIVALVEQVTAGVDVEAAQKLAAKVKSGAGFDLNDFLSQIQQMKSMGGLSSLMDKLPAQMAAKAGQVDMDRAERDVRRKEGIIQSMTPLERRKPELIKATRKRRIAAGAGVQVQEVNRLLNEFDQMQGMMKKMKGGGLMKMMKRMGGGKGMPKLPF
- the ccsA gene encoding cytochrome c biogenesis protein CcsA, yielding MILASASPASTVLAFAAAAAYAVPAAAASRLSERAARATLWVAWLLHGTVLALGLLGEVPRFGFAPALSVTAWLVLTVYAVESRLFPQLQARWALAGLGAAAVLLAIAFPGAPLHVSASPWLPLHWALGIASYGLFAAAVVHAWLMTRAEKDIRQAADPHSGMPLLTLERLTFRFVKAGFVLLSATLLAGLLFSEQLYGAGRAWKWDHKTIFSLLSWFAFAVLLLGRARFGWRGRKAVRVLYAGALLLLLAYVGSRFVLEVILGRVA